A genomic region of Streptomyces sp. R33 contains the following coding sequences:
- a CDS encoding M4 family metallopeptidase, protein MSHTPHRRATAAGALVAAAALLAVGIQAGTATADATASQARNAAQPNPGAAAVNLSPSERATLIADANSTTVQAAKALGLGEQEKLVVRDVVKDADGTTHTTYERTYGGLPVLGGDLTVHAKAGVTKSITKATNHEIKVADTTATVTPAAAEGQAVSAANAEGSKDAKASKTARKVIWAAEGAPVLAYETVVGGLQDDGTPSELHVITNAKTGAKITQWQAIETGTGNTMYSGQVTLGTSQSGSNWTLTDAARGGHKTYNLNGGSSGTGTLFSNTTNIFGNGAASNKETAGADAHYGAQLTWDYYKNVHGRNGLRNDGVAPYSRVHYGNAYVNAFWDDSCFCMTYGDGTSNSHPLTSIDVAAHEMTHGLTSVTGNMTYSGEPGGLNEATSDIMAAAVEFYANNPQDVGDYLVGEKIDINGDGTPLRYMDKPSKDGGSKDAWYSGIGGIDVHYSSGPANHWYYLASEGSGAKVINGVSYNSPTSDGLPVTAIGRDAASKIWFRALTVGYFKSNTNYAAARTATLQAAADLYGAGSTTYNNVANAWAGINVGPRIVNGVSVTPIANQTTQINTAVSLQVQATSTNPGALSYAATGLPAGLSINSSTGLISGTATTAGTSNVTVTVTDSASQTGTAAFTWTVGTSQQNVFENTNDYQIADNATVESPIAVTRTGNAPSTLKVDVNIVHTYVGDLRVDLVAPDGTVYNLRNRSGGSADNIVQSFTVNASSEVAQGTWKLRVADLASLDTGYINSWKLTF, encoded by the coding sequence TTGAGTCACACCCCCCACAGGCGTGCCACCGCGGCCGGCGCTCTCGTTGCCGCCGCCGCACTGCTCGCCGTCGGCATCCAGGCCGGCACCGCCACCGCCGACGCCACCGCGTCGCAGGCACGCAACGCCGCTCAGCCCAACCCGGGTGCGGCCGCCGTCAATCTCAGCCCCTCCGAGCGTGCGACGCTCATAGCCGACGCCAACTCGACCACCGTCCAGGCGGCCAAGGCCCTCGGCCTCGGCGAGCAGGAGAAGCTGGTCGTCCGGGACGTCGTCAAGGACGCCGACGGCACCACGCACACCACCTACGAGCGCACCTACGGCGGACTCCCCGTGCTCGGCGGCGACCTGACGGTCCATGCCAAGGCCGGCGTCACCAAGAGCATCACCAAGGCCACCAACCACGAGATCAAGGTCGCCGACACCACGGCCACGGTCACCCCGGCCGCCGCCGAGGGCCAGGCCGTCTCCGCGGCGAACGCCGAGGGCTCCAAGGACGCCAAGGCCTCCAAGACCGCCCGCAAGGTGATCTGGGCCGCCGAGGGCGCCCCCGTCCTCGCCTACGAGACCGTCGTGGGCGGCCTCCAGGACGACGGCACCCCGAGCGAGCTGCACGTGATCACCAACGCCAAGACCGGCGCGAAGATCACCCAGTGGCAGGCCATCGAGACCGGCACCGGCAACACCATGTACAGCGGCCAGGTCACGCTGGGCACCTCGCAGTCGGGCAGCAACTGGACGCTGACCGACGCCGCGCGCGGCGGCCACAAGACCTACAACCTCAACGGCGGCAGCTCCGGCACCGGCACCCTCTTCAGCAACACCACCAACATCTTCGGCAACGGCGCCGCCTCCAACAAGGAGACCGCCGGTGCGGATGCGCACTACGGTGCACAGCTGACGTGGGACTACTACAAGAACGTGCACGGCCGCAACGGCCTGCGCAACGACGGCGTGGCCCCGTACAGCCGGGTCCACTACGGCAACGCGTACGTGAACGCGTTCTGGGACGACTCCTGCTTCTGCATGACGTACGGCGACGGTACGAGCAACTCGCACCCGCTGACGTCCATCGACGTGGCCGCCCACGAGATGACCCACGGCCTCACCTCGGTCACCGGCAACATGACCTACAGCGGTGAGCCCGGCGGCCTGAACGAGGCGACCTCCGACATCATGGCGGCCGCCGTCGAGTTCTACGCCAACAACCCGCAGGACGTCGGCGACTACCTGGTCGGCGAGAAGATCGACATCAACGGCGACGGCACCCCGCTGCGCTACATGGACAAGCCGAGCAAGGACGGCGGCTCCAAGGACGCGTGGTACTCGGGCATCGGCGGCATCGACGTCCACTACTCCTCGGGCCCGGCCAACCACTGGTACTACCTGGCATCCGAGGGCTCCGGCGCCAAGGTCATCAACGGGGTGAGCTACAACTCGCCGACCTCCGACGGCCTCCCGGTCACCGCGATCGGCCGTGACGCCGCCTCGAAGATCTGGTTCCGCGCGCTGACGGTGGGCTACTTCAAGTCGAACACCAACTACGCGGCCGCCCGCACCGCGACCCTGCAGGCCGCTGCCGACCTGTACGGCGCCGGCTCGACCACGTACAACAACGTGGCCAACGCCTGGGCGGGCATCAACGTCGGTCCGCGCATCGTCAACGGCGTCTCGGTCACCCCGATCGCCAACCAGACCACCCAGATCAACACCGCTGTGAGCCTTCAGGTCCAGGCGACCAGCACCAACCCGGGTGCGCTGAGCTACGCGGCGACCGGCCTGCCGGCCGGCCTGTCGATCAACTCCTCGACCGGTCTGATCTCGGGCACGGCGACCACCGCGGGCACGTCCAACGTGACCGTGACGGTGACCGACTCGGCGAGCCAGACGGGCACGGCGGCCTTCACCTGGACCGTCGGCACGTCCCAGCAGAACGTGTTCGAGAACACGAACGACTACCAGATCGCGGACAACGCGACCGTCGAGTCACCGATCGCCGTGACCCGCACGGGCAACGCCCCGAGCACCCTCAAGGTGGACGTGAACATTGTCCACACCTACGTCGGTGACCTGCGGGTCGACCTGGTCGCCCCCGACGGCACCGTCTACAACCTGCGCAACCGCTCCGGCGGCAGCGCGGACAACATCGTCCAGAGCTTCACCGTGAACGCCTCGTCCGAGGTGGCCCAGGGCACCTGGAAGCTCCGCGTGGCGGACCTCGCCAGCCTGGACACCGGCTACATCAACAGCTGGAAGCTCACCTTCTGA
- a CDS encoding DHA2 family efflux MFS transporter permease subunit, translating to MRKWLPLTAVCLGAFMLLVDVTIVMVALPDMTADMHTSFSALQWVMDGYALALAALLLGAGSLADRIGRRSVYLGGLGLFAAASLACGLATGPAALIAFRAVQGIGGAAMFATTMALLSSAYQGRDRGIAFGVWGAVNGAAAAAGPIIGGLLTEHFGWRWIFFINLPVCALAVYVTLRAVAESRDPRAKGLDLPGMAAFTTGAAAVTYALIRVGENGWTGGATLGLFGLGAAAIAAFVLVELRSSRPMLDLSLFRSRTFVGVMAGALLLSGAAFSYLMYVSLWLQSAEGMGPVSAGLVLVPLSLAAFAVSAVAGRLLHGAPARLTIGGGLLLIGSGALLQAWMTDAGDGWQALVPGLVVTGFGVGMATPALAAAAMGAVAPARAGMAGGALNTARQLGMALGIAVLGAVFQAGLKDGLAGSGQGPAAAEALASGRAGELLAAGPAARVWVEEAFASGLRGTFLVSGLMGLAGALVVFVLVRTAAQAPASVPAAAAAPVPAPAGPAGAAAPESERASA from the coding sequence ATGCGTAAATGGCTCCCGCTGACCGCGGTGTGCCTCGGGGCGTTCATGCTCCTGGTCGACGTCACGATCGTGATGGTCGCCCTGCCCGACATGACCGCCGACATGCACACTTCCTTCTCCGCACTCCAGTGGGTCATGGACGGCTACGCCCTGGCCCTCGCCGCCCTGCTGCTCGGCGCCGGCTCCCTCGCCGACCGGATCGGCCGCCGCAGCGTCTACCTCGGCGGGCTCGGGCTCTTCGCCGCCGCCTCCCTCGCCTGCGGGCTGGCCACCGGACCGGCCGCGCTGATCGCCTTCCGCGCCGTCCAGGGCATCGGCGGCGCCGCGATGTTCGCCACCACCATGGCCCTGCTCAGCAGTGCCTACCAGGGGCGCGACCGCGGGATCGCCTTCGGCGTCTGGGGTGCGGTCAACGGCGCGGCCGCCGCGGCCGGACCGATCATCGGCGGGCTGCTGACCGAGCACTTCGGCTGGCGCTGGATCTTCTTCATCAACCTGCCGGTCTGCGCCCTGGCCGTGTACGTGACCCTGCGGGCGGTCGCCGAGTCCCGCGATCCGCGCGCCAAGGGGCTCGACCTTCCCGGCATGGCCGCCTTCACCACCGGCGCGGCGGCCGTCACCTACGCCCTGATCCGGGTCGGCGAGAACGGCTGGACCGGCGGAGCCACCCTCGGCCTGTTCGGCCTCGGTGCGGCCGCCATCGCCGCCTTCGTCCTGGTCGAACTGCGCAGCTCCCGACCGATGCTGGACCTCTCGCTGTTCCGCAGCCGCACCTTCGTCGGCGTCATGGCCGGGGCGCTGCTGCTGTCCGGCGCCGCCTTCTCGTACCTGATGTACGTCTCCCTGTGGCTGCAGTCCGCCGAGGGGATGGGCCCGGTCTCCGCCGGACTGGTGCTGGTGCCGCTGAGCCTGGCCGCGTTCGCCGTCTCGGCGGTGGCCGGGCGGCTGCTGCACGGGGCTCCGGCGCGGCTGACCATCGGCGGCGGGCTGCTGCTGATCGGGTCGGGCGCACTGCTCCAGGCCTGGATGACGGATGCCGGGGACGGCTGGCAGGCCCTGGTCCCGGGGCTGGTGGTGACCGGCTTCGGTGTGGGCATGGCAACCCCGGCGCTGGCGGCCGCCGCGATGGGGGCCGTGGCCCCGGCCCGTGCGGGCATGGCCGGCGGGGCCCTCAACACCGCCCGGCAGCTGGGCATGGCGCTCGGCATCGCCGTGCTCGGCGCGGTCTTCCAGGCCGGGCTGAAGGACGGGCTAGCCGGCTCCGGCCAGGGGCCCGCCGCCGCCGAGGCGCTGGCCTCCGGCCGGGCGGGGGAGCTGCTGGCCGCGGGGCCCGCCGCCCGGGTCTGGGTGGAGGAGGCCTTCGCGAGCGGGCTGCGGGGGACGTTCCTGGTCTCCGGGCTGATGGGGCTGGCCGGCGCACTCGTGGTGTTCGTCCTGGTCCGCACGGCGGCGCAGGCTCCGGCGTCCGTCCCGGCTGCGGCTGCGGCTCCCGTACCGGCTCCGGCGGGGCCGGCCGGCGCGGCCGCCCCGGAGTCCGAACGCGCGTCCGCGTGA
- a CDS encoding Lrp/AsnC family transcriptional regulator — MTAPVELDALDKGLMQALMLDGRAPFSRIAEVLEVSDQTVVRRYRRLRTSGLIRVVGLPLGSRVGLFESWLRVQCTPDAALAVAGALARRPDISWVKLGSGGTEISCLTKARTRQDRDGLLLEKLPRTRRVTGVSAQTILRVHTRGSAGWCGLDTLRPGQVAALTRPPVAPGQERYTLDESELALLAVLAQDGRAGYPELARASGLSESTARRRLDRLRELRALHFDLELVPSTLGFEAEATLMLTAEPARLAEAGAALAGHPEVPFAAAVSGTANLMATVVCRDTDALYTYLTERIGSVPGIRHVELIPTLRNIKRAGMLVEGGRLVDPPPAP; from the coding sequence ATGACCGCACCCGTAGAACTGGACGCCCTCGACAAGGGGCTGATGCAGGCCCTGATGCTCGACGGCCGGGCCCCCTTCAGCCGGATCGCCGAGGTGCTCGAGGTCTCCGACCAGACGGTGGTGCGCCGCTACCGCAGGCTGCGGACCTCGGGCCTGATCCGGGTGGTCGGGCTGCCGCTGGGCAGCCGCGTCGGCCTGTTCGAGTCCTGGCTGCGGGTGCAGTGCACGCCCGACGCCGCTCTCGCGGTGGCCGGGGCGCTGGCCCGGCGGCCGGACATCTCCTGGGTGAAACTCGGATCCGGCGGTACCGAGATCAGCTGTCTGACCAAGGCCCGCACCCGGCAGGACCGCGACGGCCTGCTGCTGGAGAAGCTCCCGCGCACCCGGCGGGTGACCGGGGTCAGCGCCCAGACCATCCTGCGGGTGCACACCCGGGGCTCAGCGGGGTGGTGCGGCCTGGACACCCTGCGGCCCGGGCAGGTCGCGGCGTTGACGCGGCCCCCCGTGGCGCCCGGGCAGGAGCGGTACACCCTGGACGAGTCCGAGCTCGCACTGCTGGCGGTGCTCGCCCAGGACGGCCGGGCGGGCTATCCCGAGCTGGCCCGCGCCTCCGGCCTGTCGGAGTCCACCGCGCGCCGCCGGCTGGACCGGCTGCGGGAGCTGCGGGCGCTGCACTTCGATCTGGAGCTCGTTCCGTCGACCCTGGGCTTCGAGGCGGAGGCGACGCTGATGCTGACCGCGGAGCCGGCTCGGCTGGCGGAGGCGGGCGCCGCGCTCGCCGGCCACCCGGAAGTGCCGTTCGCGGCCGCGGTGTCCGGCACGGCCAACCTGATGGCCACGGTGGTGTGCCGGGACACCGACGCGCTGTACACGTACCTGACCGAGCGGATCGGCTCGGTGCCCGGCATCCGGCACGTGGAGCTGATCCCGACCCTGCGCAACATCAAGCGGGCCGGGATGCTGGTGGAGGGCGGGCGGCTGGTGGACCCGCCGCCCGCCCCCTGA
- the glgP gene encoding alpha-glucan family phosphorylase: protein MKAIRRFTVRPVLPEPLLPLADLARNLRWSWHAETRELFQSVDPEGWQAAGGDPVRLLGAVSAPRLEELAGDRRFLRRLAVVAADLDDYVHGGRWYQSHENGPELPAGIAYFSPEFGITAALPQYSGGLGILAGDHLKAASDLGVPLIGVGLLYRHGYFRQSLSRDGWQQEHYPVLDPNELPVSLLRDTDGAPARVSLSLPGGRALHAHIWQARVGRVPLLLLDSDVEDNDAGAREVTDRLYGGGSDHRLLQEMLLGIGGVRAVRTYCRIAGHPDPEVFHTNEGHAGFLGLERIRELEGEQGLGFDAAVEAVRAGTVFTTHTPVPAGIDRFERALVARHFGPGAELAALPVDRIMELGAESYPGGDPGVFNMAVMGLRLAQRANGVSTLHGAVSRGMFAGLWPGFDPADVPITSVTNGVHAPTWVAPEVVRLGARQIGAGRTEDALSVGGSQRWDAVADIADQDIWDLRRGLREQLVQEVRDRLRASWLQRGAAEAELGWVDSVLDPDVLTIGFARRVPSYKRLTLMLRDPERLRRLLLDPERPVQIVVAGKAHPADDGGKRLVQELVRFADDPRVRHRIVFLPDYGMAMAQKLYPGCDVWLNNPLRPLEACGTSGMKAALNGCLNLSVLDGWWDEWFEPDFGWAIPTADGLGTDEDRRDDLEAGALYELIEGRVAPRFYDRVGRTGLPVRWIEMVRRTLVSLGPKVLAGRMVREYVERLYVPAARAHRALNPDAARDLAWWKGRVRAAWPRVAVEHVEALAAAPVNGTAELGATLTLRVRVALDALTPEDVEVQAVAGRVDPHDVIRDGRTFPLKPAAGPDLEGRWMYEGPLALDRTGPYGYTVRILPAHPLLATPAELGLVAAPVEADAAGDTGAGGGVVLR from the coding sequence GTGAAGGCTATCCGTCGATTCACCGTGCGCCCCGTTCTCCCGGAACCATTGCTGCCGCTGGCCGACCTCGCGCGCAATCTGCGCTGGTCGTGGCATGCCGAGACCCGTGAACTCTTCCAATCCGTCGACCCCGAGGGCTGGCAGGCCGCCGGCGGCGATCCCGTCCGGCTGCTCGGCGCAGTCTCCGCCCCCCGGCTCGAGGAACTGGCCGGCGACCGGCGCTTCCTGCGCCGGCTCGCCGTCGTCGCCGCCGACCTCGACGACTACGTCCACGGCGGGAGGTGGTACCAGAGCCATGAGAACGGCCCCGAGCTGCCCGCCGGGATCGCCTACTTCTCTCCCGAGTTCGGGATCACCGCCGCCCTGCCGCAGTACTCCGGCGGGCTCGGGATCCTCGCCGGGGACCACCTCAAGGCCGCCAGCGACCTCGGCGTCCCGCTGATCGGCGTGGGACTGCTTTACCGGCACGGGTACTTCCGCCAGTCCCTTTCCCGTGACGGCTGGCAGCAGGAGCACTATCCCGTCCTCGACCCCAACGAGCTCCCCGTGTCCCTGCTGCGGGACACCGACGGGGCACCGGCCCGGGTGTCCCTGAGCCTGCCGGGCGGCCGGGCCCTGCACGCGCACATCTGGCAGGCCCGCGTCGGCCGGGTGCCGCTGCTGCTCCTGGACTCCGACGTCGAGGACAACGACGCCGGCGCCAGGGAGGTGACCGACCGGCTCTACGGAGGCGGCAGCGACCACCGCCTCCTCCAGGAGATGCTGCTCGGCATCGGAGGCGTGCGCGCGGTGCGCACGTACTGCCGGATCGCCGGGCACCCCGACCCCGAGGTGTTCCACACGAACGAGGGCCACGCCGGGTTCCTCGGACTCGAACGCATAAGGGAACTGGAAGGGGAGCAGGGACTCGGCTTCGACGCCGCCGTCGAGGCGGTGCGCGCCGGGACCGTGTTCACCACGCACACACCGGTCCCCGCCGGCATCGACCGCTTCGAGCGGGCCCTGGTCGCCCGGCACTTCGGGCCCGGCGCGGAGCTGGCCGCCCTCCCGGTCGACCGGATCATGGAACTGGGCGCCGAGTCCTATCCCGGCGGCGACCCCGGGGTGTTCAACATGGCGGTGATGGGCCTGCGCCTGGCCCAGCGCGCCAACGGGGTCTCGACCCTGCACGGGGCGGTCAGCCGGGGCATGTTCGCCGGGCTCTGGCCGGGCTTCGACCCGGCCGACGTGCCCATCACCTCCGTGACCAACGGTGTGCACGCCCCGACCTGGGTGGCCCCCGAGGTCGTCCGCCTCGGAGCCCGCCAGATCGGCGCCGGGCGGACCGAGGACGCCCTGTCGGTGGGCGGCTCCCAGCGCTGGGACGCGGTCGCCGACATCGCCGACCAGGACATCTGGGACCTGCGGCGCGGGCTGCGCGAGCAGCTGGTGCAGGAGGTGCGCGACCGGCTGCGGGCCTCGTGGCTCCAGCGCGGGGCCGCCGAAGCCGAACTCGGCTGGGTGGACTCCGTACTCGACCCGGACGTGCTCACCATCGGGTTCGCCCGGCGCGTGCCCTCGTACAAGCGGCTCACGCTGATGCTGCGCGACCCCGAGCGGCTGCGCAGGCTGCTGCTCGACCCCGAGCGGCCCGTCCAGATCGTCGTCGCGGGCAAGGCGCACCCGGCCGACGACGGGGGCAAGCGGCTCGTGCAGGAGCTGGTGCGGTTCGCGGACGACCCGCGGGTGCGGCACCGGATCGTCTTCCTGCCCGACTACGGCATGGCCATGGCGCAGAAGCTCTACCCGGGCTGCGACGTCTGGCTGAACAACCCGCTGCGCCCGCTGGAGGCCTGCGGGACGAGCGGGATGAAGGCGGCGCTCAACGGCTGCCTCAACCTGTCCGTGCTGGACGGCTGGTGGGACGAGTGGTTCGAGCCGGACTTCGGCTGGGCCATCCCGACGGCCGACGGGCTCGGGACGGACGAGGACCGGCGCGACGACCTGGAGGCGGGCGCCCTCTACGAGTTGATCGAGGGCCGGGTCGCGCCGCGGTTCTACGACCGGGTGGGCCGCACCGGACTGCCGGTGCGGTGGATCGAGATGGTCCGGCGCACCCTCGTCTCGCTGGGGCCGAAGGTGCTCGCGGGGCGCATGGTGCGGGAGTACGTGGAGCGGCTGTACGTGCCGGCCGCGCGCGCCCACCGGGCCCTGAACCCGGACGCGGCACGGGACCTGGCCTGGTGGAAGGGCCGGGTCCGGGCGGCCTGGCCGCGGGTCGCCGTCGAGCACGTGGAGGCGCTGGCCGCGGCTCCCGTGAACGGCACCGCCGAGCTCGGGGCCACCCTCACGCTGCGGGTACGGGTGGCGCTGGACGCGCTCACCCCCGAGGACGTGGAGGTGCAGGCCGTCGCCGGCCGGGTGGATCCGCACGACGTGATCCGCGACGGGCGGACCTTCCCGCTCAAGCCGGCCGCCGGGCCCGACCTGGAGGGCCGCTGGATGTACGAGGGCCCGCTCGCCCTCGACCGCACGGGGCCCTACGGCTACACCGTGCGCATCCTGCCCGCGCACCCGCTGCTGGCCACGCCGGCCGAACTGGGGCTGGTCGCGGCCCCGGTGGAGGCCGACGCAGCCGGTGACACGGGCGCGGGGGGCGGCGTGGTGCTGCGCTAG
- a CDS encoding maltotransferase domain-containing protein, translated as MIGRIPVLDVRPAVDCGARPAKAVVDEVFEISATVFREGHDAVAAHVVLRDPSGRLRPPVPMRELAPGTDRWGARVSAEVEGRWTYTVEAWSDPVATWQAHAAIKIPAGIDTGLTLLEGAELYERAGSRIPKKDGREHVLAAAEAMRDEDRAVSLRYSAALAPPVQAALARRPYRELVSASKALPLVVERKRALFGSWYEMFPRSEGAVVEPGEQPVSGTFRSAADRLPAIAAMGFDVVYLPPIHPIGSTYRKGPNNTLSAGSWDPGVPWAIGSTEGGHDAVHPELGTIEDFDAFVARARELRMEIALDFALQCSPDHPWVEKHPEWFRHRADGTIAYAENPPKKYQDIYPIHFDTDMAGIVEETVRILRYWMDHGVRIFRVDNPHTKPVVFWQKVIADINKSDPDVIFLAEAFTRPAMMRALAAIGFQQSYTYFTWRNTKAELTEYLTELADTRSAAVMRPNFFVNTPDILHEYLQHGGRPAFEVRAVLAATLSPTWGVYAGYELCENTPVREGSEEYLNSEKYEFRPRDWAAADREGRTIAPLITALNRMRRRNPALQQLRDIHFHTTDNDQVIAYSKHAGANSVLVVVNLDPHHTQEATVSLDMPVLGLDWHGSLAVRDELTGETYHWGRANYVRLEPGRTPAHVLAALRPSPPTGGSPTT; from the coding sequence ATGATCGGTCGCATTCCCGTGCTGGACGTCCGCCCCGCCGTCGACTGCGGTGCCAGACCCGCCAAGGCGGTCGTGGACGAGGTCTTCGAGATCTCCGCCACCGTGTTCCGCGAGGGCCACGACGCCGTCGCCGCCCATGTCGTGCTCCGCGACCCGAGCGGGCGGCTGCGGCCCCCCGTGCCGATGCGCGAGCTGGCGCCCGGCACCGACCGGTGGGGGGCGCGGGTCTCCGCCGAGGTCGAGGGGAGGTGGACGTACACCGTCGAGGCCTGGAGCGACCCCGTCGCCACCTGGCAGGCCCACGCCGCCATCAAGATCCCCGCGGGGATCGACACCGGGCTGACCCTGCTCGAGGGCGCCGAGCTCTACGAGCGGGCCGGCTCCAGGATCCCGAAGAAGGACGGGCGCGAGCACGTGCTGGCCGCCGCCGAGGCGATGCGCGACGAGGACCGCGCGGTGTCGCTGCGCTACTCCGCCGCCCTCGCGCCCCCGGTGCAGGCCGCCCTCGCCCGGCGCCCGTACCGCGAGCTGGTCTCCGCCTCCAAGGCCCTGCCGCTGGTCGTGGAGCGCAAGCGGGCCCTCTTCGGCTCCTGGTACGAGATGTTCCCGCGCTCCGAGGGGGCCGTCGTCGAGCCCGGCGAGCAGCCCGTGAGCGGCACGTTCCGCAGCGCCGCCGACCGGCTGCCGGCCATCGCCGCGATGGGCTTCGACGTGGTGTACCTGCCACCGATCCACCCCATTGGGAGTACGTATCGCAAGGGGCCGAACAACACTCTTTCGGCTGGAAGTTGGGATCCCGGTGTGCCGTGGGCCATCGGCTCCACCGAGGGCGGCCACGACGCGGTCCACCCCGAGCTCGGCACGATCGAGGACTTCGACGCCTTCGTCGCCCGCGCCCGCGAGCTGCGCATGGAGATCGCGCTCGACTTCGCACTCCAGTGCTCCCCGGACCACCCGTGGGTGGAGAAGCACCCCGAGTGGTTCCGCCACCGGGCCGACGGGACGATCGCGTACGCGGAGAACCCGCCGAAGAAGTACCAGGACATCTACCCGATCCACTTCGACACCGACATGGCCGGGATCGTCGAGGAGACGGTCCGGATCCTGCGGTACTGGATGGACCACGGCGTCCGCATCTTCCGGGTGGACAATCCGCACACGAAGCCGGTCGTCTTCTGGCAGAAGGTGATCGCGGACATCAACAAGTCCGACCCCGACGTGATCTTCCTGGCGGAGGCCTTCACCCGGCCCGCCATGATGCGCGCGCTCGCCGCGATCGGCTTCCAGCAGTCGTACACGTACTTCACCTGGCGCAACACCAAGGCCGAGCTGACCGAGTACCTGACCGAGCTCGCGGACACCCGCTCCGCCGCCGTCATGCGGCCGAACTTCTTCGTCAACACGCCCGACATCCTCCACGAGTACCTCCAGCACGGCGGCCGTCCGGCCTTCGAGGTGCGCGCCGTCCTGGCCGCCACCCTCTCCCCCACCTGGGGCGTCTACGCCGGCTACGAGCTGTGCGAGAACACCCCGGTCCGGGAGGGCAGCGAGGAGTACCTGAACTCCGAGAAGTACGAGTTCCGGCCGCGCGACTGGGCGGCCGCGGACCGCGAGGGCCGCACCATCGCCCCGCTGATCACCGCCCTCAACCGGATGCGCCGCCGCAACCCGGCGCTCCAGCAGCTGCGCGACATCCATTTCCACACGACCGACAACGACCAGGTGATCGCCTATTCGAAGCATGCCGGCGCCAATTCCGTACTGGTGGTCGTCAACCTCGATCCGCACCACACCCAGGAGGCGACGGTCTCGTTGGACATGCCGGTACTCGGCCTCGACTGGCACGGGTCCCTCGCGGTGCGCGACGAGCTCACCGGCGAGACCTACCACTGGGGCAGGGCCAACTACGTGCGCCTGGAACCGGGCCGCACGCCCGCCCACGTACTGGCGGCCCTGCGACCGTCCCCGCCCACCGGAGGGTCACCCACCACATGA